Proteins encoded within one genomic window of Hevea brasiliensis isolate MT/VB/25A 57/8 chromosome 8, ASM3005281v1, whole genome shotgun sequence:
- the LOC110663884 gene encoding dirigent protein 9-like encodes MAKPLCATTLALKATFCLLLAITLSFASSARVLDEVEPQDPTVVDPPATSTSAPITTLPSGQVPATTGVAPTSTVDDEVDPPDADVESPVVDAAPITPPVTVAAPIPVPTTTTTPAPTVASSATVANPVGGETTAATTAASTSAPLSFFMHDILGGTHPSVRVVTGIIARTDINGIPFSVPNNNFFPLQGGTPLPNVNNINNFINPNTAPLITGLNPGVQSNTVLQNSGNNNNVVNGNNQPFVTAGQIPSGSTLQKIMFGSITVIDDELTEGHELGSTVLGRAQGFYLASSLDGTSHTMALTVLLHGENNHGIAEDSISFFGVHRTASPESQIAVIGGTGKYENAKGYATVETLPPVDQHTTDGVDTVMHFTVHLSE; translated from the coding sequence ATGGCAAAGCCTCTCTGTGCAACCACTCTAGCACTCAAAGCCACCTTCTGCCTTCTGTTAGCCATCACTCTCTCTTTTGCCAGCTCTGCAAGAGTCCTTGATGAGGTGGAACCACAAGATCCTACCGTTGTGGACCCACCTGCCACATCAACTTCCGCTCCCATTACTACATTGCCAAGCGGCCAAGTACCGGCCACTACTGGTGTTGCCCCCACTTCCACCGTGGATGATGAGGTTGACCCACCAGATGCCGACGTGGAATCGCCGGTGGTTGATGCCGCTCCTATAACTCCTCCTGTTACGGTGGCAGCACCAATTCCTGttcctaccaccaccaccacgccGGCTCCCACCGTCGCTTCAAGTGCCACAGTGGCAAATCCTGTTGGCGGGGAAACCACCGCCGCCACCACGGCTGCATCCACCTCTGCTCCGTTATCGTTCTTCATGCATGATATCTTGGGAGGAACCCACCCATCAGTCAGGGTGGTCACTGGAATCATTGCCCGGACCGACATCAATGGCATTCCATTCTCAGTACCCAACAACAACTTCTTCCCACTCCAAGGTGGGACTCCACTACCCAACGTTAACAACATTAACAACTTCATAAATCCAAACACTGCCCCATTGATCACAGGCCTCAACCCTGGAGTCCAATCCAATACAGTACTCCAAAACAGTGGCAACAACAACAACGTTGTCAACGGCAACAACCAACCTTTTGTCACCGCCGGCCAGATCCCGTCAGGTTCAACACTGCAAAAAATCATGTTCGGGTCGATTACTGTCATCGACGACGAGTTAACAGAAGGGCATGAGTTGGGATCCACTGTATTGGGCAGGGCACAGGGTTTCTACTTGGCTAGCTCACTAGATGGTACAAGCCACACCATGGCATTGACTGTTTTATTACACGGTGAGAATAACCATGGAATTGCTGAAGATAGTATTAGTTTCTTTGGGGTACATAGGACTGCATCGCCGGAGTCACAGATTGCGGTGATCGGTGGTACAGGAAAGTATGAGAATGCAAAAGGGTATGCCACCGTTGAGACACTTCCTCCGGTGGATCAGCACACAACGGACGGTGTGGACACAGTGATGCATTTCACAGTTCATCTGTCTGAGTAA
- the LOC110663883 gene encoding dirigent protein 25-like, translating into MNTHGFLSITNKVMASAYLLFLTFSIAIASSAPTLDEEPPVPVVPPQPFPTPLTPTQPNPSVAAASSGSIVNPDHALTFFMHDILGGSNPTARAVTGIVSNPAVNGQVPFAKPNGAVLPVDNGVPQNNNNNGLINNNNLPFLTGLSGTTANVVQNNGNNNLNGFNFPVVNGDQLPSTLQQLMFGTITVIDDELTESHDLRSGFVGRAQGFYVASSVDGTSQTMAFTTMFQNGHYEDSLTFFGVHRTAVSESQLAIMGGTGKYVNAKGFAIVKTFPATNQHETDGVETLLEFTVYVSY; encoded by the coding sequence ATGAATACCCACGGCTTTCTTTCAATCACAAACAAGGTCATGGCCTCAGCTTATCTTCTGTTCCTTACCTTCAGCATTGCAATTGCCTCCTCAGCTCCGACGCTAGATGAAGAACCACCAGTTCCAGTGGTGCCCCCACAGCCATTCCCTACACCATTAACACCTACACAACCTAATCCTAGTGTAGCTGCAGCCAGCAGTGGCTCAATAGTCAACCCTGACCATGCCTTAACCTTCTTCATGCATGATATCCTTGGTGGGTCAAACCCCACTGCTAGAGCAGTGACTGGCATTGTCAGCAATCCGGCAGTCAATGGTCAAGTCCCGTTTGCCAAACCCAATGGTGCAGTCCTCCCAGTGGACAATGGGGTGCCTCAAAACAACAACAATAATGGCCTTATAAACAACAACAACCTACCATTCCTCACAGGCCTCAGTGGCACCACAGCAAATGTGGTCCAAAACAATGGCAACAATAACTTGAATGGATTTAACTTCCCAGTTGTCAATGGTGACCAACTTCCATCCACTCTCCAACAGCTCATGTTCGGAACGATCACAGTAATCGATGATGAGCTAACTGAATCGCATGATTTAAGGTCAGGATTTGTAGGCAGGGCACAAGGATTCTACGTGGCAAGTTCTGTGGATGGTACTAGCCAAACTATGGCCTTTACAACTATGTTTCAGAATGGTCATTATGAGGATAGTCTTACCTTTTTTGGGGTTCACCGGACTGCAGTGTCTGAGTCTCAGCTTGCAATTATGGGTGGCACTGGAAAGTATGTTAATGCCAAGGGTTTTGCCATTGTTAAGACCTTTCCTGCTACTAATCAGCATGAGACTGATGGTGTTGAGACCCTGCTGGAGTTTACTGTTTATGTTAGTTACTAA